Proteins from a genomic interval of Providencia stuartii:
- the tssK gene encoding type VI secretion system baseplate subunit TssK: MKIYRPLWTDGAFLAPQQFQQQSRWDSYVAEVVAKMGIASTWGVINVEFDESALTLSRVSAQKMVVRFQDGTLIDTALADSLPPVLSLNDYADRQSLDIVLALPLMLANGGNLVPETGTDRPRRFNQEWVKVQDLLGHEQTDIAVLRHEATLRFAHDENKAYMTCPVARLIRNTQGMWEFDSHFIPPLLACQGSLELRKLLSEFMHRLVAKRRRLMTLRRESNEKMADFVVADVSLFWLLNSLNSAEPVLNEFCTALHRHPELLYRELARLAGSLLTFSLESKLEDIPLYKHDQPEQVFPPLFALLNTLLEASLPSRVINIELIKEGPFWKGQLHDGRLREEADFYLSVRSSLPAHLLIAQFPLLCKAGSYDDVADVVNIALNGIPLKPLSHVPTAVPLRLENQYFALDIETPEGQAMLSSSQCAFYVPSTLGDVQLELFAVLRS; this comes from the coding sequence ATGAAAATCTATCGTCCCCTATGGACTGACGGGGCCTTTTTGGCCCCCCAACAATTCCAGCAACAATCCCGTTGGGATAGCTATGTTGCCGAAGTCGTTGCCAAGATGGGCATAGCCTCAACATGGGGTGTGATTAACGTTGAATTTGATGAGAGCGCCTTAACGCTCTCTCGAGTCAGCGCTCAAAAAATGGTTGTGCGATTCCAAGATGGTACACTCATTGATACTGCTCTTGCTGATTCATTACCTCCAGTATTATCCCTCAATGACTATGCTGATCGCCAGTCATTAGATATCGTTTTAGCACTGCCTTTAATGTTGGCTAATGGCGGTAACTTAGTCCCTGAAACCGGAACAGACCGTCCACGTCGATTTAACCAAGAATGGGTTAAAGTCCAAGATTTACTGGGGCATGAACAAACGGATATTGCTGTATTACGCCATGAAGCAACACTGCGTTTTGCCCACGATGAAAACAAAGCTTACATGACTTGCCCTGTTGCTAGACTCATACGTAATACGCAAGGCATGTGGGAGTTCGACAGCCATTTTATTCCACCATTACTTGCCTGTCAGGGAAGTCTCGAGTTACGAAAGCTGCTCTCTGAGTTTATGCATCGTTTGGTGGCCAAACGCCGTCGTTTAATGACATTACGCCGTGAAAGTAATGAAAAAATGGCTGACTTCGTGGTGGCTGATGTATCACTATTTTGGCTATTAAATTCTCTAAATAGTGCAGAACCCGTATTAAATGAATTTTGTACGGCATTACATCGTCATCCTGAATTACTCTATCGGGAACTTGCTCGTTTAGCTGGAAGCTTATTAACTTTCTCATTAGAAAGTAAGCTGGAAGATATTCCGCTGTATAAGCATGATCAACCTGAACAGGTTTTCCCACCACTTTTTGCACTATTAAACACCTTACTTGAAGCCAGTTTACCTTCTCGCGTCATCAATATTGAACTGATAAAAGAAGGTCCATTCTGGAAAGGGCAACTCCATGATGGTCGATTACGTGAGGAAGCCGATTTTTATTTATCTGTTCGCTCCTCCTTACCTGCGCATTTATTAATCGCCCAGTTCCCTCTCCTGTGCAAAGCTGGTAGCTATGATGATGTCGCGGATGTAGTGAATATTGCTTTAAATGGTATACCGCTAAAACCTCTTAGCCATGTGCCAACGGCAGTTCCTCTTCGCTTAGAAAATCAATATTTCGCGTTAGATATTGAAACACCAGAGGGTCAAGCCATGTTGTCCTCTAGCCAGTGTGCTTTTTATGTCCCCAGTACATTAGGTGATGTTCAATTAGAGCTATTTGCGGTACTTCGTTCATGA
- the tssL gene encoding type VI secretion system protein TssL, short form has product MNKTTSHHTIDMIFAPTWLMVCQLHQGISIAHGDSFYRRVCQLIDETRQKLLELGYSEAAIEHMQYAQCALIDESVMNRQQKDEGYNTWLQSPLQARYFNTLEAGDKLWDRLREILNETTPNQDVLLCFHRVLTLGFVGKFRRIDAPERERIVVQLNTQLPDYLISSELPLVVKPKLRFSRRRLYWFGWGAGILVLAAMWWGFSTSLEQLLQQWMIQG; this is encoded by the coding sequence ATGAATAAAACTACATCACACCATACTATTGATATGATCTTTGCGCCAACTTGGTTGATGGTCTGTCAACTTCATCAAGGAATATCTATCGCCCACGGTGATAGTTTTTATCGTCGAGTCTGCCAATTAATCGATGAAACTCGACAAAAATTACTTGAGCTCGGATATTCGGAAGCCGCTATTGAGCACATGCAATATGCCCAATGTGCACTGATTGACGAAAGTGTGATGAACCGTCAGCAAAAAGATGAAGGCTATAACACTTGGCTCCAATCCCCATTACAAGCTCGTTATTTCAATACACTAGAGGCGGGCGATAAACTATGGGATCGCCTACGTGAGATCTTAAATGAAACCACGCCAAACCAAGATGTATTACTGTGTTTTCATCGCGTGCTTACACTTGGATTTGTGGGAAAGTTTCGCCGGATAGATGCACCTGAACGTGAGCGTATTGTTGTTCAGCTCAATACCCAACTACCCGATTACTTAATTTCGTCAGAGCTTCCGCTTGTGGTGAAGCCAAAGCTACGTTTCAGTCGTCGCCGACTTTACTGGTTTGGCTGGGGCGCCGGTATTCTTGTGCTCGCTGCCATGTGGTGGGGATTCAGTACATCCTTAGAACAATTATTGCAACAATGGATGATACAAGGGTAG